The following nucleotide sequence is from Amblyraja radiata isolate CabotCenter1 chromosome 22, sAmbRad1.1.pri, whole genome shotgun sequence.
GGCATTCCGTATCGCGATCCATTGGAAATCCCCAGGGACCTTGTGCACAACTCCACCAGCCATTCCACCTTTAGTAAGTTCTGGAGACGCTATGGGAAATTCTCAAAACAGCTAATGAAGATCAGACTGAAAAAGTACACCAAGTTTCTCTTTGTGCGTGATCCATTTGTAAGACTGATTTCTGCATTCCGCAGCAAGTTTGCAGTTCAAAATAATGATTTTTACAATCGATTTGCAAGACAAATGCTACAACTGTATGCTAATTATACAGACCCACCACTAACTGTTGATGAAGCTTTCTCTGCGGGAATCAAGCCCACCTTCATTAACTTCATTCAATATTTGTTGGATCATcagactgagaaagagcagccttTCAATGAACACTGGAGGCAGGTATATAGGTTGTGTCACCCCTGTCAAATAAATTATGATTTTATTGGAAAATTAGAGGGTTTGGATGAGGATGCCAGTTACTTACTTAAATTGCTGAAGGTGGAGAAGCTTGTTCAGTTCCCTTCCAGCTCACGGAACCAGACAGTTGCTAGTTGGGAGCATGACTGGTTTGCAAAAATTCCAGTCGCTTGGAGGAAAAAACTGTATGAAATTTACAAGCCTGACTTCGTTGTCTTCGGTTATCCCAAACCAACAAATTTATTACTTGACTAATCTCAAAGAAGCACTAATTGCCTTAACGTTAAATGGGTTTTCAGTTAATGCATCGAGGAACTCCTTTCAGACTGCCTCTTGTCAAAAACAATTTGAAATTTCTCTGGATTGTTATGCTATCACGGCATATTGATTTGCATCACGAAGCAAAATTCCTCATCTTGCTCCATATAATCTCTAAACACAAGAAATATTTTTATAATGACAAGTTGTCCTCATTGATAAATAGAAACTTAACTTGATAACCTTGGGTTTCTATATCTGCTAGATCGAGGCGAAAAGACAAATGTTATTTAATATGGTCCTAAACGTAATACAGTAAGAGCCTTGCTGTTATTCTGGGCTGTTAGACGTTAATAACCCAGACATTGAAGTCTGAAGCAATCTTTCTCGTGTGCTTTGGATCTGGGTTATTAGAATTATTATCAGACCAATACTAGGAGAATAATGTAGGCTTTATCAATGTCTGATTCCTGTTGTGATATTGATTCTGGGGTTTTTTTTATTTCCCCCTACaaaaagatttttaaaatcaaatatGGGGACCATGGATTTATTTACTTGTTTTCTGTTGTATCTTCTCCTGTCTTGATGATCTATATAATATTATTTGACCCCtccaaaggttttttttaaagtctaATACTGCATAAGCTCTGATATCTTTCATGCAGTTGATATAACTTCAAAATGATCTCATGGGAAAATTGAGGTAATTGTTTCTGTTAAAATATCCCTCGGAGCCTACAGTGCAATATTGAGTAAATTCTAAATGTAACCTTATAGGCAATTATTTTATTTCTACTAAATATAAGGGGTGCATACAATACTGTTTGTAGCCATTGTGCTTGGAAaagtattttaaaaaaatcaaagttaTGTGCCTTGAATTATCGCACTGTAGTAAATATATATTGCACATACTTAAGGTGGTGTCAAATTTCAGTAAGTTGAGCTACTGACCCTCGACAAAATATTGACTAATGGAAATTATTCATTTATGGGCCAAAGCAATAGATTGACAATTACAGAAGAATCTATTTAATTTTAGAGGATTTTACTACATTCAAGTAGTTCAAAACTCTTGAACAACTTACTTTAAAAGATGGTCAGAAAGGGAATATAAATTAggttattcagattcagattcagattcaaactttattgtcattgtgcagtgtacaatacagagacaacgaaatgattaTTTTCTTACTGCAGTTTTACTTTTCCTAATTTGGAATCTGTCTTGGGCAAGGATAATGTTAGCCTTCGTCAAAGTCCTGATGATTTGGAGCTCTGTTCCAATTCTTTTAAGTATATAATGACAACTTTGATTTTGGTGGAGAATGTCTGTCCTATGAAGTAGGCTGGGGAAAATATAAAAGGATGCAAAGGAAAATTTAGTACAGACAGTTCTGTCGTAAGGCGTTTCCACAATGTGAATTGGATATAATGTAATCGATGAATTAGGAAACAGTATTTGCTTCATGCAGGCCTACCATTAGTTACCATGCGATTTTAATCTAAACAAGAAAACCACTTAAAAACGAATTTGGAAATTGGCAAGCAGAAAAAGAAATGTTTCCGTATATCATCCATGCAGTAAGCAGACACTGATGTCTTTAAGCACagagtttaggtttagatttattattgtcacgtgttccgagatacagtgaaaggctttgttttgcatgctatccaaacagatataccatgcataaatacaatcgtcaaactcaagtacaataggtcgagcaaagggggagatacagagtgtgGAATATAGCTCTCGgcattgtagcacaacagttccacagacaaagtccaatcccccaatgggatagaggtgcatCAGACAATACCCTAGCTTATTTGATAAAATAATAATACAACTATTTCATTATAGCAGAACTATCTGTATTTGAAAAAGGTCAAAATGAACAGACCTCTAAATAATGAAAGATGAAGAATGAGGATAGGACAATTGCAATGGAGAATAAGGAACTGAGTTAAACAGCCACTTTGCATCTTTCTTTATGGCTGAAGATACTGCACTCCCAGTAATACAAGGAGAGGAATTAAATATTATCTCAATTATTTAAGGAATAAGCTCTCTGGGCCTTGTATACATCCTTGgatattaaaataaatgaatgcAATGGTTGTAGTCTTCCAAAAATCTGGAGAAGTCCCAGAAAATTGGAAAACTACCAATGTGACATTCTTATTCAACCAGGATGATGGACAATAGGTGGTTACAGATCAATTAGCCTAATATTAATTGTAGGAAATATGCTACAAATCATTACGGaagtagttttagtttaatttagaaatacagcgtagacaagtccttcggcccaccaagtctgcgctgaccaatgatcactacaccatcctacaccatagggttaatttacaggagccaattaacctacaaactttcatgtttttggaatatgggaggaatccagagcaaacctatgaggtcacagggagaatgtacaaacacgtaCCGTcaacacccgtagttgggattgaacccaggcacaATTCTACCATGGTGCCATCAAGCACATAGTACTAGCAAAATATTTGGACAGTTATCAATCTAATCAAGCATATTTAGCCTAGCTTCTTCGTAAGTGGAAAATCATTTGATCATTTGAAGTTATTGGAATTCATTGAGGAAATATCAACCCAAGTCAATAGAGGGGAACAAGTAGATGTAATTTATTTAAATGTGCAAAAAGCTTTTGACATGTTGTGACAGAATCTTACCTTGCAGAGTAAGAGCTGATGGGGCAATTTATTAGCATGGATTAAAACGAGAAAttgttggaaacattcagcatgtcagacagcatctatagaaACAGAGACAGTTGACATTACAGATTtggaaccttttttccagaattGGGGAAAGAGAAGTCCAAGTTTGTTTTCAGCAGAGGAAAGAGACAGCGTGGGTAGAAGAGGCAAGGCCAAATGGTTTGTTGGAAGCAGTTAAAGTAGCAATTACCAATACACCATGCTTCTTTGTGTAACATGTTTTTAATCACAAGGCTATGGGTCATGCCAGCAGACCAGATTATAGGAGAACAAAAATACAGCCACAGTGATGGCAGGCAGAAATGGTCATTTCTGAATcgtaaaaaaaaagtgcaagttATCAAAAGTTGGAGAACTTGATATTAAGTCCAGAAGACTGCAATGTGCTCAAATAAAAGAGGTGTTAATCCTCAAGCTTACTCTGAGTTTTATAACATTGCACAATAAGTGGGATGGTAAATTAAAATGGCAGGCAACCAAAAGCTCAGGATGACTCCTACAGACTGAACACAGGGGCTGTGCAAATGATCATCCAATCTTTACTTGGTTTCTCCAATGTGGAGGGGGGCATATTGTGAACACTGAATGCAGTGAGCTAGATTTAAATGTAGGCTTGCATTTATTTGCTACCCGTCATGTTTTTTCATGACGATGGAGTAATTCACAAAAAGTTACTATTGATGTACAGAAAACTTAGCACCTAATTTATGCACTGTTCCCACATGCACCAACGTAATTTGATCTTCTTTAATAATGAGTAAGGGATAAATGTTGGCCAGGACGGCAGAGACCACACTGTCCTTTTTATTGGAATAATGCAttgcatttatttttattaaaaatcTACCTTGGAGTGTAGATGCGTTTGGCTTACTGTCTCATGTGGTAGACAGTGCTTCTGAAGTTTAGTTCAGTACAGCTCCCTTAGTTCTGCATTAGGGTGTCAACATAGATTATTGTGCTAAGTGAATAGACTGTGAGTTGATCTCGCCGCTTTCTGTCTCGGGTGAGATTATTATCAACTGGGTCATGCCTACCATTGCTACCATGCCTACCATAATCCAAAGGGCATTATCTCTTGCAGTGTAGCATTCTATCAATGTTGATTTCCGTATTACTTTGTTCTCATCTCTGGCAGGATATGGCACTCCATGTGACTTAATATTTCTACTGAGCCAAGCACTCACAAAGGTGATGTACTCATCAGAAATGCCTTACCTTGAAAGCCAGAAATGTCATTGTCATTTCATTGTAGTGATTTTAAACTACAAAACTAATCTATGTGACAGAATTATGCATTAATTTACGCAAATTAAAAAGGCATGATACATCATCCAACCAAATTGAACCGGTGCTTAAGACTTTAATGTCATCTCCTAATTGCATTTCTCAATGTGATTTAAGTCTTTCAGTGAGTTAGTGCAAACTTTTTAATCTAAAGCTCTTTAATAAGAATTGCAGGGTTAGTTAGGATGCTATGTGAGCAAGCAACATATATAACCAGAGTCTGCAAATTTTGCAAGAACTCGTTGTTTCAAACAGAGGCAATTTCTGACATAATCACTTCATGTAGTCAAGCCATCAGACCTTCTGTGGAAATAGTGGACTCCAGAGGTGCTAAATTACTTTCAGAGTACAAACTATTTAAAGCTTACATTATATTTAAATTGATCATTGTCTACTGCATAATTCCGGTTTGGCTGGGAGTGGTAATCTTAAATTGCAGGCCCTTGAGATTGGAAAGGAGGAGGTTTTTCTTGATTACATTTAATGGGTGGGGGTAGTGGGATTTGGTGAGGAAGAAAAGTTTGCTTCGTGTAGCAAGTCAAGCCAAGAATCTGCTCGTACAACTATTGCTTCATAGCTGTAATCATCTTTTTCCTTGACTTACTCTCGAAAGTAAAAATACCTCCACTCTGACTACTGACATACTTTTAATTGACAAGTGAAAGTGATAATGTGAGAGTCGCCCATAAACTGGAATGAAACTACACTTTCAATCAATTAGTTAATGGGCTACAGATGTGCAATTAAATATGCTGCAAGAATTGGAGCAACTTTGGTAACAATTGCTAGTTACGTTTTTGCTTGGTCCCGATCTGTTCAGCTGTCTCTAATGCCAGCTGCTGTTTATTTTATACACAGATAATATTTGCCACAGTGATATGTGAGTGCAGCAAACTTTTTTCATACTCTGCCTATTCTTCTCCGCCCTTTTCCCCTTCGTGTCCAAGTGATACCTTTGCAATCGGCCAAACTCCAAAgagaaaacacaataaaatttgaTACTACAGGTTTAGATTAATTGAAGACTGGGATTAAAAGGGTGGTGGCTGGTAACATGATATTGACTAATGACAGAAAAGAATTCAAGCAAACGGTTGTTAATTTTACTGGACATTTGATATTTTTTCCAGGGGTTGGTATGTGTATTTGTTTTACATGTATGACTTGGACTTCAGGATTTAATTTCAAAATGTGTAGGTGCCTTGGAAATCTATTGAACAGTGGGGATAGTCATAGGAGGATGTTGACTGGTCAAATGAACCAAACCTGGGAGATAAAATCTAATGTGTAGAAGCATAGTGATTCATTATGCTAGAGGGAATGTGAACTAAATTGGCCATGTTTGTAGGGCAGGCTGGAAAGTAAATGGTGGGAGGAAGGGTTTTACAGACAAATTAAGTCTTATCTGGGAAAACTGTGGTCAATTCTGGACTGTTGTTGAGAAAATTGCTGTGTTTTAAGTACAGTGGAGGTTTAGAGTCAAGCATGTGAGATCTTAGTTGTGTGGAAAAGCTGGAATGTTCTCTTTAGAATGGATGGTTAATAGGAAATTTTGGACATTTAAGCAGAATGTGGAGCATTGAAATGTGTAAAATATGGGAGATGAGATTTAATGTAGCGAAGTGCAGTGATTCATCACTTGGAAAAATGTGCAGAGAGAATGTGAACAGAATTGGTTAAGTTTAATCTATCAAAACCCTTGGAAAGTGTATAGTAAGCCTTCAAATTGTTGATAGAGCATGTGTTCTAAAGAGAACAGTCACAGCAATACTACACAACTAAAATATCACATGCTTATTATATATCTTGATGATCCTCTCAAACCACAACTTCCTTTTCTATTGAGCTAGAGTGGGGCAGGCAAAATGGGACTATGCTGTGTCATTATAAAGACATTTATTAATGTGCATTTTTGGTCATGTGCTTTTGCTCCGATTTTTGGATTTCCACAGCTGTTTGTTTTTGCAATGTTGCTGGTTTCGGAATCAATAACAAAATAACAACATGTTTGGTCTCAACCATGTAATTGAATCACTTCacctaatttttatttttttaataatggtGTGATTATACCTCACAATCAGGGAGAAAAAAGTAAAACTAGCAGGCAGCTTTAAGTTTATAGATGTGATTGAAGATCTGTTAAAGGCAAATTGTTAATTATTAAACAATTCTTTTAATCAATGCTATGACTGCTCTTGGAAATATTCCAGTAAAAGAATGAATAAAGATTCTCTTTAACTTTCAGGAGAAATGGGGTGGTTTTTTAAAAACTAACATTGAACTGCTTCAGAATTTCCAGATATTTCAAAATATTGTATTTGCTTGTAACTGTTAATGATTTTGCTAATTCAGTCTTTCATTCACCAGAGTAAAAA
It contains:
- the chst12 gene encoding carbohydrate sulfotransferase 12; the protein is MNKSRIFQFCGIMACVFMILLIIFYWDDVGTAHFYLHTSFIRIQATHPTMTNQNQDLSNSKKTAGERITNSGATIIQDNLELMYLENTKGYKGEESSPKMEQAFDGIFQPNFDEKVFELEINSAKTSNELEQIQSERRQNIEDACSDSSIMFSGKNRKFEDIPSKELDHLIVDDRHGIIYCYVPKVACTNWKRIMILLSESLLKQGIPYRDPLEIPRDLVHNSTSHSTFSKFWRRYGKFSKQLMKIRLKKYTKFLFVRDPFVRLISAFRSKFAVQNNDFYNRFARQMLQLYANYTDPPLTVDEAFSAGIKPTFINFIQYLLDHQTEKEQPFNEHWRQVYRLCHPCQINYDFIGKLEGLDEDASYLLKLLKVEKLVQFPSSSRNQTVASWEHDWFAKIPVAWRKKLYEIYKPDFVVFGYPKPTNLLLD